In a genomic window of Candidatus Eisenbacteria bacterium:
- the rpoN gene encoding RNA polymerase factor sigma-54, whose amino-acid sequence MEMKHGLSMQQKPTLIMTQRLQQALKLLQMPTLELQQALKAELERNPLLEEVDEVEEVQEIEDVKKESGQDDAEPVETATPDKDQEVDWNELWPDTFEGPSTPRTDDPDAEFYERVPVTRRSLGDHLLEQLRLLSLGEEALEIGEYLIGSIDENGYLQSTVEEVAETFAVPPEKVEDVLSEIQKFEPAGVGARNLQECLWIQLCQRKLEGTLAGRIVQEQFDNLLSKRFGEIGRTLKCSIEDVQAAGDLIATMDPRPGQEIAAEETKYVTPDLVVERVADDFVVSLNDRNVPRLRISAAYQQMLRNKSAGQDETRKFISDKLNSAKWLIQTIEQRRKTMIKVMRRIVEEQREFFERGVEGLKPLTLQQIANQIGMHESTVSRVTTNKYVQTPRGVFELKYFFSSGLATDDGDDVSAKVAKDKILTLINNEDKRDPLSDQRIAEILHEQGLRIARRTVAKYREALRLLPARARRRYA is encoded by the coding sequence ATGGAAATGAAACATGGCCTGAGCATGCAGCAGAAGCCGACGCTGATCATGACGCAGCGTCTGCAGCAGGCCTTGAAGCTCCTCCAGATGCCCACGCTCGAGCTGCAGCAGGCGCTCAAGGCGGAGCTGGAGCGCAATCCCCTCCTCGAGGAGGTCGACGAGGTCGAGGAGGTGCAGGAGATCGAGGACGTCAAGAAGGAGTCCGGCCAGGACGACGCGGAGCCGGTCGAGACCGCGACCCCCGACAAGGACCAGGAAGTCGACTGGAACGAGCTCTGGCCCGACACCTTCGAGGGACCCTCCACCCCGCGAACGGACGATCCCGACGCCGAATTCTACGAGCGCGTTCCGGTGACGCGGCGGAGCCTCGGCGACCATCTCCTCGAGCAGCTCCGGCTCCTCTCTCTGGGTGAGGAGGCTCTCGAGATCGGTGAGTACCTGATCGGCTCGATCGACGAGAACGGCTATCTGCAGTCCACGGTCGAGGAGGTCGCCGAGACGTTCGCGGTTCCTCCGGAGAAGGTCGAGGACGTGCTCTCGGAGATCCAGAAGTTCGAGCCCGCCGGCGTGGGCGCGCGGAATCTCCAAGAGTGCCTCTGGATCCAGCTCTGCCAGCGGAAGCTGGAAGGGACGCTGGCGGGCCGCATCGTCCAGGAGCAGTTCGACAACCTGCTCTCGAAGCGCTTCGGCGAGATCGGGCGGACGCTCAAGTGCTCGATCGAGGACGTGCAGGCGGCGGGCGACCTGATCGCGACGATGGATCCGCGTCCGGGACAGGAGATCGCCGCGGAAGAGACCAAGTACGTCACACCGGACCTGGTCGTCGAGCGCGTGGCGGACGATTTCGTCGTCTCGCTCAACGACCGGAACGTGCCGCGGCTCCGGATCAGCGCGGCCTACCAGCAGATGCTCCGGAACAAGTCCGCCGGGCAGGACGAGACGCGGAAGTTCATCTCCGACAAGCTCAACTCCGCGAAGTGGCTCATCCAGACGATCGAGCAGCGGCGGAAGACCATGATCAAGGTCATGCGCCGCATCGTCGAGGAGCAGCGGGAGTTCTTCGAGCGCGGCGTGGAGGGGCTGAAGCCGCTCACGCTCCAGCAGATCGCGAACCAGATCGGCATGCACGAGTCCACGGTGAGTCGCGTCACCACGAACAAGTACGTCCAGACGCCGCGGGGCGTCTTCGAGCTGAAGTACTTCTTCTCGAGCGGGCTCGCGACGGATGATGGGGACGACGTCTCCGCCAAGGTCGCGAAGGACAAGATCCTGACGCTCATCAACAACGAGGACAAGCGCGATCCCCTGAGCGACCAGCGCATCGCCGAGATCCTGCACGAGCAGGGGCTTCGCATCGCGCGCCGCACCGTGGCCAAGTACCGGGAGGCGCTCCGCCTCCTGCCGGCCCGCGCCCGGCGACGCTACGCCTAG
- the lptB gene encoding LPS export ABC transporter ATP-binding protein encodes MSGLVASDLERYYGHWKVVDKVTVDVQRGQVVGLLGPNGAGKTTTFYLIVGLLRVDGGRIEVDGKDITRLPMHERARMGIGYLAQEPSIFRRLTVRENILSVLETLKLSSKERAERLGQLLEELNIAHLANRKGYNLSGGERRRVEITRALVTRPGFLLLDEPFVGIDPIAVAEIQDIVTRLKEKGLGILITDHNVRETLSTTDRAYIMFEGKILLQGTSRELAQDPVARQIYLGERFRLD; translated from the coding sequence TTGAGCGGCCTCGTGGCGTCCGACCTCGAGCGGTACTATGGTCATTGGAAGGTCGTCGACAAGGTCACCGTCGACGTCCAGCGGGGCCAGGTGGTCGGCCTCCTCGGTCCGAACGGGGCGGGGAAGACCACGACGTTCTACCTGATCGTCGGGCTCCTGCGGGTGGACGGGGGCCGGATCGAGGTCGACGGGAAGGACATCACGCGACTGCCGATGCACGAGCGGGCGCGGATGGGGATCGGATACCTCGCGCAGGAGCCGAGCATCTTCCGGCGGCTCACGGTTCGGGAGAACATCCTCTCCGTGCTGGAGACGCTGAAGCTCTCCTCGAAGGAGCGCGCGGAGCGGCTGGGGCAGCTTCTCGAGGAGCTGAACATCGCGCACCTCGCGAACCGGAAGGGATACAACCTGTCCGGCGGCGAGCGGCGCCGGGTCGAGATCACGAGGGCGCTCGTCACGCGTCCGGGGTTCCTGCTCCTGGACGAGCCGTTCGTGGGAATCGATCCGATCGCGGTGGCCGAGATCCAGGACATCGTGACTCGACTCAAAGAAAAGGGACTGGGCATCCTGATCACCGATCACAACGTGCGGGAGACGCTGAGCACCACCGACCGGGCGTACATCATGTTCGAGGGCAAGATCCTGCTCCAAGGGACGAGCCGGGAGCTCGCGCAGGATCCGGTCGCGCGCCAGATCTATCTCGGCGAGCGATTCCGACTGGACTGA
- the lptC gene encoding LPS export ABC transporter periplasmic protein LptC — protein sequence MLVFAFLAVALSGCQGRTTSTPRGEEIRIPDQEARDFTLTESSEGKKNWTLWASYAAMYNDKSLVDAQTVRIEFFDAEGAKNSTLVADQGLVHQRTNDLEARGNVRIVTTSGVVLETDSLRWRNARRKIVSDAFVKVTRGGDVVTGYGFESDPSLDHFHLAREVRAEVRDEGGEVDKEVGGP from the coding sequence GTGCTAGTGTTCGCCTTCCTCGCGGTCGCGCTCTCCGGATGCCAGGGGCGTACCACGTCCACGCCCCGAGGGGAGGAGATCCGGATCCCCGACCAGGAGGCCCGGGACTTCACCCTGACGGAGAGCTCCGAGGGGAAGAAGAACTGGACCCTGTGGGCCTCCTACGCGGCCATGTACAACGACAAGAGCCTCGTCGACGCCCAGACGGTCCGGATCGAGTTCTTCGACGCCGAAGGAGCGAAGAACTCGACGCTGGTTGCCGATCAAGGACTCGTCCACCAGAGGACGAACGACCTCGAGGCCCGCGGGAACGTGCGCATCGTCACGACCAGCGGGGTGGTCCTCGAGACGGATTCGCTCCGCTGGCGGAACGCTCGTCGTAAGATCGTCTCGGACGCCTTCGTGAAGGTCACGCGCGGGGGGGATGTCGTGACGGGGTATGGATTCGAGAGCGATCCGAGCCTCGATCACTTCCATCTCGCCCGCGAGGTGCGCGCCGAGGTGCGGGACGAGGGCGGCGAGGTGGACAAGGAGGTCGGCGGGCCTTGA
- a CDS encoding KpsF/GutQ family sugar-phosphate isomerase, whose amino-acid sequence MTRSSVRSGSEKEGPLRGTSEIVAWAREVVDAEERAIHGLKSLIDAPFEGAVQALSKVRGQILTLGVGKSGLVAKKIAATLTSTGTPATFVHPVDAVHGDLGIVSRDDAALLLSKSGETEELSQLVPAFRRRGIVIVTMTCNPDSSLARASDYTLDLGRPEEACGEDLVPTSTTTAALVLGDALAVVLMRLKGFTREDFVFLHPGGVVGQAAMLRVSDRMRRGDALPRVEEAATLHDALLEILHKRIGMTTVVDRDGVLRGVLTDGDLKRILLRGTVDMAQPVANVMTRSPKTVEPDAWIAQAVRRMEENPGGAITSLVVPDDAGRPQGVLHLHDCLDLRTR is encoded by the coding sequence ATGACCCGAAGCTCGGTTCGCTCCGGAAGCGAGAAGGAGGGACCGCTCCGCGGCACCTCCGAGATCGTGGCCTGGGCCCGCGAGGTCGTGGACGCCGAGGAGCGCGCGATACACGGACTCAAGTCGCTCATCGACGCGCCGTTCGAGGGCGCGGTTCAGGCGCTCTCGAAGGTCCGGGGGCAGATCCTCACGCTGGGCGTGGGGAAGTCCGGGCTCGTGGCGAAGAAGATCGCCGCCACGCTCACGAGCACGGGAACGCCGGCCACGTTCGTCCACCCCGTGGACGCGGTGCACGGCGACCTCGGGATCGTGTCCCGGGACGACGCGGCGCTCCTCCTCTCGAAGAGCGGCGAGACGGAGGAGCTCTCGCAGCTCGTCCCGGCCTTCCGCCGCCGCGGCATCGTCATCGTCACCATGACGTGCAACCCGGACTCCTCGCTGGCGCGCGCCTCGGACTACACCCTCGACCTCGGCCGTCCGGAGGAGGCCTGCGGCGAGGACCTGGTGCCGACCTCGACGACGACGGCGGCGCTCGTCCTCGGCGACGCCCTCGCGGTCGTGCTCATGCGTCTCAAGGGGTTCACGCGCGAGGACTTCGTCTTCCTCCATCCGGGCGGGGTCGTCGGACAGGCGGCGATGCTCCGGGTGTCGGACCGGATGCGACGGGGTGACGCGCTCCCGAGGGTCGAGGAGGCCGCGACGCTCCACGACGCGCTCCTCGAGATCCTCCACAAGAGGATCGGGATGACCACGGTGGTGGACCGGGACGGCGTGCTCCGGGGCGTGCTCACGGACGGGGACCTGAAGCGCATCCTCCTGCGCGGGACCGTGGACATGGCGCAGCCCGTGGCGAACGTGATGACCCGATCTCCGAAGACGGTCGAGCCGGACGCATGGATCGCCCAGGCGGTCCGCCGGATGGAGGAGAATCCGGGGGGCGCGATCACCTCCCTGGTGGTTCCCGACGACGCGGGGCGTCCCCAGGGAGTGCTCCACCTGCACGACTGCCTCGACCTTCGGACGCGGTAA
- the kdsA gene encoding 3-deoxy-8-phosphooctulonate synthase, with translation MGPRLEYAPFAVGTARLTPDRLALIAGPCVLEDEGMGEEIAREVSRIASGLGLPYVFKASYSKSNRSSRESYRGPGLEAGLRSLARIRERAGVPVTSDVHETGEVDRAGLVLDLIQIPAFLCRQTPLIEAAAATGKPVHLKKGQFLDPGSMKHAVEKARAAGAPGVIVTERGTTFGYGDLVVDCRSFGIMGGLGCPVFFDATHSVQRPGGKETAGQREFLPLLARAAVAAGASGLFLEVHPDPPRARSDRESQWPLRDLEPLLRSLMKIHQSLADTSVVEVRRA, from the coding sequence ATGGGTCCACGCCTCGAGTACGCGCCGTTCGCGGTGGGCACGGCCCGCCTCACGCCGGACCGTCTCGCGCTCATCGCGGGACCGTGCGTTCTCGAGGACGAAGGGATGGGAGAGGAGATCGCGCGGGAGGTTTCGCGCATCGCCTCGGGTCTCGGCCTTCCGTACGTGTTCAAGGCTTCGTACTCGAAGTCGAACCGCTCCTCGCGCGAGAGCTATCGCGGGCCCGGGCTCGAGGCGGGGCTGCGCTCGCTCGCCCGCATCCGGGAGCGCGCCGGCGTTCCCGTGACGAGCGACGTGCACGAGACCGGCGAGGTGGATCGAGCCGGCCTGGTCCTGGACCTGATCCAGATCCCGGCGTTTCTCTGCCGCCAGACGCCGCTCATCGAAGCCGCGGCCGCGACGGGGAAGCCGGTGCATCTGAAGAAGGGGCAGTTCCTGGATCCGGGCTCGATGAAGCACGCGGTCGAGAAGGCACGCGCCGCGGGCGCGCCCGGCGTCATCGTCACGGAGCGCGGAACGACCTTCGGGTACGGAGACCTCGTCGTCGACTGCCGTTCGTTCGGGATCATGGGCGGGCTCGGGTGTCCCGTCTTCTTCGACGCCACGCACTCGGTCCAGCGGCCGGGCGGGAAGGAGACGGCAGGGCAGCGCGAGTTCCTCCCCCTCCTCGCGCGAGCCGCCGTGGCGGCCGGAGCGAGCGGGCTCTTCCTGGAAGTCCACCCGGACCCGCCGCGCGCCCGGTCGGATCGCGAGTCGCAGTGGCCGCTCCGGGATCTGGAGCCGTTGCTTCGAAGTCTCATGAAGATCCACCAATCACTTGCCGATACGTCGGTTGTGGAGGTAAGGCGCGCATGA
- a CDS encoding CTP synthase, with translation MTKFVFVTGGVVSSLGKGIAASAIGSLLKSRGLSVTLQKFDPYLNVDPGTMSPYQHGEVYVTDDGAETDLDVGHYERFLGVSMGRENNVTAGQVYDAIIQKERRGDYLGRTVQVIPHVTDEIKARMLAVTRGKKPVDVAIVEIGGTVGDIESLPFLEAIRQLRLELSTVNTLFIHVTLVPHLGAAKEIKTKPTQHSVKELRAIGIQPDILLCRSEVPLPQEVKEKIGLFCNVPTQSVIEAIDVASIYEVPLMFHRGGLDDLIVSMLRLDAGPPDLRVWREFQDRVKASREAVTISVVGKYTHLRDAYKSIQEAITHGGAANGVGVKIDWVDSERVEMDGPEALLGSSHGVLIPGGFGDRGTEGMVQAARYARERDVPFFGICLGMQCAVIEFARDVAGLDGADSSEFDPQTPHPVIALLESQHGVTKKGGTMRLGAYTAAIEPGSRAASAYQKSEVSERHRHRFEFNNDYRERLESKGLRVTGLYQDLSLVEIVELKDHPWFVGVQFHPELKSRPDQPHPLFRGFIAAANEERLRRSSTSGASPATGAAPGSASGSAASSKTARG, from the coding sequence ATGACCAAGTTCGTGTTCGTCACCGGCGGGGTGGTCTCGTCGCTCGGCAAAGGGATCGCGGCGTCCGCCATCGGCTCGCTCCTCAAGTCGCGCGGCCTCTCGGTGACGCTGCAGAAGTTCGATCCCTATCTGAACGTCGACCCGGGAACGATGAGCCCGTACCAGCACGGCGAGGTGTACGTCACCGACGACGGCGCCGAGACCGATCTCGACGTCGGGCACTACGAGCGCTTCCTCGGGGTCTCGATGGGGCGCGAGAACAACGTGACCGCGGGACAGGTCTACGACGCGATCATCCAGAAGGAGCGGCGCGGCGACTACCTGGGCCGAACCGTGCAGGTGATCCCGCACGTCACGGACGAGATCAAGGCGCGCATGCTGGCCGTCACGCGCGGGAAGAAGCCCGTGGACGTGGCGATCGTCGAGATCGGCGGCACCGTCGGCGACATCGAGAGCCTCCCGTTCCTCGAGGCGATCCGGCAGCTCCGGCTCGAGCTCTCGACGGTGAACACGCTCTTCATCCACGTGACGCTGGTGCCGCACCTGGGGGCCGCCAAGGAGATCAAGACCAAGCCGACGCAGCACTCCGTGAAGGAGCTCCGCGCGATCGGGATCCAGCCCGACATCCTGCTCTGCCGCTCCGAGGTGCCGCTGCCGCAGGAGGTGAAGGAGAAGATCGGGCTCTTCTGCAACGTGCCGACCCAGTCGGTGATCGAGGCGATCGACGTGGCCTCGATCTACGAGGTCCCGCTCATGTTCCACCGCGGCGGCCTGGACGACCTGATCGTCTCGATGCTGCGGCTCGACGCGGGGCCGCCCGACCTCCGGGTCTGGCGCGAGTTCCAGGATCGCGTGAAGGCGTCGCGCGAGGCGGTCACGATCTCGGTCGTGGGGAAGTACACGCACCTTCGCGACGCGTACAAGAGCATCCAGGAGGCGATCACGCACGGCGGGGCCGCGAACGGCGTGGGCGTGAAGATCGACTGGGTGGACTCCGAGCGGGTCGAGATGGACGGTCCCGAGGCGCTCCTCGGCTCCTCCCACGGCGTCCTGATCCCCGGCGGGTTCGGGGACCGCGGCACCGAGGGAATGGTCCAGGCGGCCCGCTACGCGCGCGAGCGGGACGTGCCCTTCTTCGGCATCTGCCTCGGCATGCAGTGCGCCGTGATCGAGTTCGCGCGGGACGTCGCCGGGCTCGACGGCGCGGACTCCTCGGAGTTCGATCCCCAGACGCCGCATCCGGTGATCGCGCTCCTCGAGTCGCAGCACGGAGTGACGAAGAAGGGGGGCACGATGCGCCTCGGCGCGTACACGGCCGCGATCGAGCCGGGGAGCCGGGCGGCCTCGGCCTACCAGAAGTCCGAGGTGAGCGAGCGGCATCGGCATCGCTTCGAGTTCAACAACGACTACCGGGAGCGGCTCGAGTCGAAGGGGCTCCGGGTGACCGGCCTCTACCAGGACCTCTCGCTCGTCGAGATCGTGGAGCTCAAGGACCATCCGTGGTTCGTCGGCGTGCAGTTCCATCCCGAGCTCAAGTCGCGGCCCGACCAGCCCCATCCTCTCTTCCGCGGCTTCATCGCCGCCGCGAACGAGGAGCGGCTCCGGCGGTCTTCCACGTCCGGCGCCTCGCCGGCGACCGGCGCCGCGCCGGGATCGGCGAGCGGGTCCGCCGCTTCCAGCAAGACCGCGCGCGGATGA
- the kdsB gene encoding 3-deoxy-manno-octulosonate cytidylyltransferase codes for MPRPQPVLADRKAPARSIPGAVAIIPARLQSTRLPEKPLQDLGGAPLIVRVLEQVRMSAAVRTVYVATDSKLISDAVTEAGGEVILTSPAHPTGLDRVAEATRLLREDAEQDPEAVILNVQGDEPFVSKTGLDHLMRLFEKPEVRMATLAAPFDSLSEVVDPNRVKVLLDRNGRAIYFSRAPIPSGYGPDAEPLHHVGVYGYRRQVLLDLAALGPAPIERAERLEQLRALWNGIPIHVAVGDYFSIGIDTPEDLRRARTYWGEGRSTT; via the coding sequence GTGCCCCGTCCGCAGCCGGTTCTCGCGGATCGCAAGGCTCCCGCGCGATCCATTCCCGGCGCCGTGGCGATCATCCCCGCGCGGCTCCAGTCCACCCGTCTCCCTGAAAAGCCCTTACAGGATCTCGGCGGCGCGCCGCTCATCGTCCGCGTCCTCGAGCAGGTCCGCATGTCGGCGGCGGTGCGAACCGTCTACGTGGCGACGGACAGCAAGCTCATCTCCGACGCCGTGACCGAGGCGGGGGGCGAGGTCATCCTCACGAGTCCGGCGCATCCCACCGGGCTCGACCGGGTCGCCGAGGCCACGCGGCTCCTCCGGGAAGACGCCGAGCAGGACCCCGAGGCCGTGATCCTGAACGTGCAGGGTGACGAGCCCTTCGTGAGCAAGACGGGTCTCGATCACCTGATGCGGCTCTTCGAGAAGCCCGAGGTCCGGATGGCGACGCTCGCCGCGCCCTTCGACAGCCTGTCGGAGGTCGTGGACCCGAACCGGGTGAAGGTGCTCCTGGATCGAAACGGAAGGGCGATCTACTTCTCGCGCGCTCCGATCCCGTCCGGCTACGGTCCGGACGCGGAGCCGCTCCACCACGTCGGCGTCTACGGATACCGCCGCCAGGTGCTCCTGGATCTCGCCGCGCTCGGCCCCGCGCCGATCGAGCGGGCGGAGCGCCTGGAGCAGCTCCGCGCGCTCTGGAACGGCATTCCGATTCACGTCGCCGTCGGCGACTATTTCTCGATCGGCATCGACACGCCCGAGGATCTGCGTCGGGCCCGCACCTACTGGGGGGAAGGGAGGTCCACGACATGA
- a CDS encoding energy transducer TonB codes for MTVHLDSCRVWKLLRMLRLRSHLLVLVLAAIAGCGTVRATSDGPHDSGTKLLDLELTRRLMHLDNVQVFRVEEAPAERCDAAETVGTDEVRCHRILDSGSAPTIGWARIMTSLIVWNSEFRDEGLREFREPSHAIRYHSSSGRAEVLLSLRHQWLAVVSDDLPPAIGSFGKSYEQVLLLLAEVMPEDPELRDLIGLEEIMRMDAVRAGLPSEPQALWADCPPPPVGPMDYDDPPVTAEAPPPDYPEGAKGLGIQGTVVLHVFVEDDGVPCWVKVVSGNRILADAAVEAMRSWRFHPAEKGGNRVGAWMKVPVEFTIQERDFRIPK; via the coding sequence GTGACAGTCCATCTCGACAGCTGTCGTGTCTGGAAGCTCCTTCGCATGTTGCGGTTGCGGAGTCACCTGCTCGTGCTGGTGCTGGCCGCCATCGCGGGGTGCGGCACCGTCCGTGCCACGTCCGACGGCCCTCACGATTCCGGCACCAAGCTCCTCGACCTGGAGCTTACCCGCCGGCTCATGCACCTCGACAACGTCCAGGTGTTTCGCGTGGAGGAAGCTCCAGCGGAACGCTGCGACGCCGCCGAGACGGTGGGCACGGACGAGGTGCGCTGCCATCGGATCCTCGATTCCGGCTCGGCCCCCACGATCGGATGGGCCCGGATCATGACGTCCCTGATCGTGTGGAATTCCGAGTTTCGCGACGAGGGTCTGCGTGAATTCCGCGAACCGAGCCACGCGATCCGTTACCACTCGAGCTCAGGGCGGGCCGAGGTCCTCCTCTCCCTTCGCCATCAGTGGCTCGCGGTGGTCTCGGACGACCTTCCTCCCGCCATCGGGTCGTTCGGGAAGTCATACGAGCAGGTTCTCCTCTTACTGGCGGAGGTCATGCCCGAGGATCCGGAGCTTCGCGATCTGATCGGGCTCGAAGAGATCATGCGCATGGATGCCGTTCGGGCGGGGCTCCCGAGCGAGCCGCAGGCACTCTGGGCGGACTGCCCTCCGCCGCCCGTCGGACCGATGGATTACGACGATCCCCCCGTCACGGCCGAGGCGCCACCGCCCGACTACCCCGAGGGGGCGAAAGGGCTGGGTATCCAGGGGACGGTGGTGCTCCACGTGTTCGTGGAGGACGACGGCGTGCCCTGCTGGGTCAAGGTCGTGAGCGGGAATCGAATCCTCGCGGATGCGGCCGTCGAGGCCATGAGATCCTGGCGCTTTCATCCCGCGGAGAAGGGGGGGAATCGCGTCGGCGCCTGGATGAAGGTGCCCGTGGAGTTCACGATCCAGGAGCGCGACTTCAGGATTCCGAAGTGA
- the mdh gene encoding malate dehydrogenase, protein MPKIGVVGAGNVGASAALYAAEAELGDVVLVDILEGVAKGKALDLLEAGPVRDYDSYVEGSGDLRALAGSDLVIVTAGLPRKPGMTRLDLLKANADIVRGVAEAIRTHAPNAIVIMVTNPLDVMTYLTYRVTGFPRERVMGMAGVLDSARFRTFLAEEIGVSVEDVQAMVLGGHGDTMVPLLRYSTVSGIPVETFIRKERLAEIVQRTRDGGAEIVKLLQTGSAFYAPASSAVQMAESILRDKKRLLPTAAYLDGEYGQRDLYLGVPCILGSRGVEKIVELELTAEDQAALAKSAEEVRKGIADLSLEPATR, encoded by the coding sequence ATGCCTAAGATCGGGGTCGTCGGAGCCGGCAACGTCGGAGCGTCCGCCGCGCTGTACGCCGCCGAGGCGGAGCTCGGGGACGTGGTCCTCGTCGACATCCTGGAAGGCGTCGCGAAGGGAAAGGCCCTCGACCTCCTCGAGGCCGGACCGGTGCGCGACTACGACTCGTACGTCGAGGGAAGCGGAGACCTCCGCGCCCTCGCGGGCTCGGATCTCGTGATCGTGACGGCGGGGCTTCCGCGGAAGCCCGGCATGACGCGGCTCGATCTCCTCAAGGCGAACGCGGACATCGTGCGCGGCGTGGCCGAGGCGATCCGGACCCACGCGCCGAACGCGATCGTGATCATGGTCACGAACCCGCTCGACGTGATGACGTATCTCACGTACCGCGTCACGGGATTCCCGCGCGAGCGCGTCATGGGGATGGCGGGCGTGCTCGACTCCGCGCGCTTCCGGACGTTTCTCGCCGAGGAGATCGGCGTCTCGGTCGAGGACGTGCAGGCGATGGTGCTCGGCGGGCACGGCGACACGATGGTGCCGCTCCTCCGGTACTCGACGGTCTCGGGGATCCCGGTCGAGACCTTCATCCGGAAGGAGCGCCTTGCCGAGATCGTCCAGCGCACGCGTGACGGCGGCGCCGAGATCGTGAAGCTCCTCCAGACGGGGAGCGCGTTCTACGCTCCGGCGTCGTCCGCGGTGCAGATGGCCGAGTCCATCCTGCGCGACAAGAAACGCCTCCTTCCCACCGCCGCCTACCTCGACGGCGAATACGGCCAGCGCGACCTCTACCTGGGCGTCCCGTGCATCCTGGGCTCGCGCGGCGTGGAGAAGATCGTCGAGCTGGAGCTGACGGCCGAGGATCAGGCAGCCCTGGCGAAGTCGGCCGAGGAGGTCCGGAAGGGCATCGCGGATCTATCGCTGGAACCCGCGACTCGGTAG
- the rpmA gene encoding 50S ribosomal protein L27, whose amino-acid sequence MAHKKGVSSSKNGRDSQSQRLGVKRFGGEWVKAGNILVRQRGTAVAPGLHVGRGKDDTLFALKDGVVVFRRRGKSKMSVSIDPTPRGAGNGETAGAGAATEASHA is encoded by the coding sequence ATGGCTCACAAAAAGGGAGTATCCAGCTCGAAGAACGGCCGCGATTCACAGAGCCAGCGGCTCGGCGTGAAGCGGTTCGGCGGGGAGTGGGTGAAGGCGGGCAACATCCTGGTCCGGCAGCGGGGCACGGCGGTCGCGCCGGGACTCCACGTGGGCCGGGGCAAGGACGATACGCTGTTCGCGCTGAAGGACGGCGTGGTGGTCTTCCGCCGCCGCGGCAAGAGCAAGATGTCGGTGTCGATCGACCCGACGCCGCGCGGAGCCGGGAACGGCGAGACCGCGGGCGCAGGCGCCGCGACGGAGGCGAGCCATGCCTAA
- the rplU gene encoding 50S ribosomal protein L21, which translates to MSPTRYAIIEAQGLQLKVAPEEEHILPHMGAEAGRELTFDRVLLIGGGEDGVKLGTPVVEGASVTARVLGTEKGKKITIGVFKRRKKYRRKIGYRDTLTRVKILDIVG; encoded by the coding sequence ATGAGCCCCACGCGCTACGCCATCATCGAAGCACAGGGCCTGCAGCTCAAGGTCGCCCCCGAGGAGGAGCACATCCTCCCGCACATGGGCGCCGAGGCCGGGCGGGAGCTGACGTTCGATCGGGTCCTCCTGATCGGCGGCGGGGAGGACGGCGTGAAGCTGGGCACTCCCGTCGTGGAAGGCGCCAGCGTCACGGCCCGGGTCCTCGGGACCGAGAAGGGCAAGAAGATCACGATCGGAGTGTTCAAGCGCCGGAAGAAGTATCGCCGGAAGATCGGATATCGCGACACCCTCACGAGGGTGAAGATCCTCGACATCGTCGGGTAA